Part of the Henckelia pumila isolate YLH828 chromosome 2, ASM3356847v2, whole genome shotgun sequence genome is shown below.
AATCTATTGTTGTTTATACACAGATCCTAATGTATCAGCTTTGTAAGGGAGTTGCCTTTTGCCATGGTCATGGTGTTTTACACAGGTAATCCATGGTTTTCTCAACATATTTAACACCATCAATCTCAGTTCTTAGTATATCCATTTTATCATGATATTCATTATTCACCATTTCAATCATGTAGGGATCTTAAGCCGCACAATCTGTTGATGGATCCCAAGACAATGACACTTAAAATAGCTGATCTTGGATTGGCCAGATCGTATACAGTACCCATAAAAAAGTATACTCATGAGGTAACATTCTGGCCTAGACAGCAATTGTCTAATCAGATAACTGGATTGATGTCTTTTACGATTGCATTATTTCACGTTCTTCTTCCAGATATTGACCCTCTGGTACAGAGCTCCAGAGGTGCTTCTGGGTGCTACACATTACTCACCTGCAGTGGATATCTGGTCTGTTGCCTGCATATTCGGTATAGATCTTTTAATCCTCCCTATACCACGTTGTATGTCTTAATCTTAAATCTTAAATAAGTTAAGAGAGCATTAAAGTAGTTTCTTCTGTTTACTAAAATTCAGCTGAGTTGGTGACAACCCAACCTCTTTTTGCTGGAGACTCTGAGCTTCAACAGCTTCTACACATATTCAGGTTTGATAACTGAAAAAGAAAGAATCACGTATCTTCGATTTTGGCTGCATTTTAACTTCTTAATGAATCTAAATTCTGAAACAGATTTTTGGGTACTCCAAACGAAGAAGTGTGGCCCGGTGTGAGCAAGCTTGTGAACTGGCATGAATACCCACAGTGGAGTCCACAGCCACTTACTTCATTGATGCATGATGATCTGGATGAGGATGGACTAAACCTCTTATCCGTAAGCTTTGTTTAATAACTACttgtcaaaatcaaatattgcCTTAAAATGTCCTCCAagattatttgtttttttttatggttCTTAATTTCAGGAAATGCTGCACTACGAACCAGCGAAGAGAATTTCAGCCAAGAAAGCTTTGGAACATCCTTACTTCGATGATCTTGACAAGTCTCGTCTCTAAATCCCCTT
Proteins encoded:
- the LOC140882599 gene encoding cell division control protein 2 homolog D-like — encoded protein: MEEKAKSAMDAFEKLEKVGEGTYGKVYRAREKATGKIVALKKTRLHEDEEGVPPTTLREVSLLRMLSRDPHVVRLMDVKQGQNKEGKTVLYLVFEYMDTDLKKYIRSFRQFGVVPAATVKILMYQLCKGVAFCHGHGVLHRDLKPHNLLMDPKTMTLKIADLGLARSYTVPIKKYTHEILTLWYRAPEVLLGATHYSPAVDIWSVACIFAELVTTQPLFAGDSELQQLLHIFRFLGTPNEEVWPGVSKLVNWHEYPQWSPQPLTSLMHDDLDEDGLNLLSEMLHYEPAKRISAKKALEHPYFDDLDKSRL